GCCAATGAATTTATCAAAGGCAATCCAGATGCCAAGGCAGGTGGCAGCTTTACCATAGGCCGCATGGGTACGATCAAGATTGATGCCAACGGTGATGCAGCAATGGCCCCACCCTTCACTTACAACAAAGAGAACGTAGAACAATTCTCCAAGATATTTTAAGTAAAGACACTTGTTCAGTACCGGCCCGTGATGCACTTCAACGGGCTGTCTGGAAATAGAACCAGTTGCATGTGAAAATTTATGCCAGCAGCACATGCTTGTGCTTGCCAGTTTTTTACGCAGGCAACTGACTTCTTTTCTATTATTGCCTTGCCTTATATTAATGACCTTAATGACGAACGAGCACAACCCGTTTCCCATCGCCCCGGATGGTTCACCTGCGGCACCTATTCTGACATTGACCGGTATTTGCAAACGCTTTCAAGGCATCATTGCATTACACGAAGTTGCACTCAATGTGCGTGCAGGTGAGGTCATGGCGCTGATAGGTGAAAACGGCGCTGGCAAATCCACTTTGGTAAAAACACTGACTGGCATTTATCAGCCGGACAGCGGCAGTATACATATCGCGGGCAAGCAAGTTCGCTTCGCCAATCCACAAGATGCCATGCTGGCAGGTGTTACTGCTGTTCATCAGGAAACCGTCATGTTTGACGAATTGACGGTGGCAGAAAATATTTTCATAGGCCGCCAGCCCATGTGCGGCTTTCCGGCACGGGTAGATTGGGCATTGATGGAAGCTCAGTCTGAAAGACTGTTTGCAAGGCTGGAAGTGTCGCTGCCGGTACGAGCCAAGGTCAAGGACTTGAGTGTGGCACAGCGCCACTTTGTCGAAATTGCCCGCGCCCTGTCGCAAGATGCACGCGTGGTCATCATGGATGAGCCGACCGCATCGCTGTCACAACGGGAAATTCAAGAGCTGTACCGCATCATCAGGCAATTACGCGCTGCTGGTACCGCAGTGATTTTCATCTCACACAAGTTTGATGAAATCTATGCTGTTGCCGATCGATACACCGTCTTACGGGACGGTCATTTTGTTGCTGAAGGTGCACTGGCTGATATCTCTGAACCGGATCTGGTGTCTCTCATGGTAGGTCGCTCCATTCATCAAACCTTCCCCAAGCAAGCTGTGGTCATAGGCGACACCTTGCTTGAGGTAAAAGATTTTTGTCACCCTACCGAGTTTGACAAGGTCAATTTTTCTTTGCGCAAAGGTGAGATTCTGGGGTTTTATGGTCTGGTGGGTGCGGGCCGTTCAGAAGTCATGCAAGCCCTGTTTGGACTCAGCAGTGGCGTCACTGGCAGCGTAAGCCTGGAAGGCAAGGTATTGGCCATTAAATCAGCCAAAGATGCGATATCCCTTGGCATAGCTTATGTTCCGGAAGACCGGCAACATCAAGGTGGCCATCTGACCATGTCGGTGCAGCAAAATATCACCTTGCCTATCCTGGATCGCATAGGCTTCCTGCTCGGCAGGCGACGCAGCGAAGAAGCAGCAATTTCAAGACACTACAGCGAACAACTAGAACTCAAGGCTAGTCATTTGACGCAACTGATCGCCGAGCTATCTGGTGGCAACCAGCAAAAAGTCATCCTGGGCAAGTGGCTGGCAACCAAACCCAAAGTCATCATCCTGGACGAGCCAACCAAGGGTATCGATATCGGTTCCAAGGCTGCGGTGCACCGTTTCATCAGCGAACTGGTTTCAACGGGATTGTCAGTGATACTGGTGTCATCCGAATTACCGGAAGTACTGGGCATGTCTGACCGCGTTATCGTCATGCATCAGGGACATATCAAAAAAATATTTGACAGAGCACATGCCACGCCAGAGAGCGTAGTTGCTGCGGCGTCTGGCAGTGATGCATCAATAGTGGAGATAGCAAGGGAAATGGCAGAGGAAATAGCATGAACCGTTTGAAGTATTTGCAGCAGAGGGAAGTTCTGCTGGGATTGATGATCGCTTCTCTGATAGTCCTTGTTGGGCTACGTGCGCCTGTTTTTCTCAGTGTATCAAGTCTGTCCAACTTGATGACCGACAGCACGCTGTTGATCATGCTGGCGGTGACCCAGATGTTTGTCATCATTACACGTGGCATCGATTTATCAGTGGCATCCAATTTGGCGCTATCAGGCATGATGTCTGCCTTGCTGGCTTCGAAATTTCCTGATCTGCCTCTACTACTGATTATCTTGGTGGCAATCGTCATAGGCCTTGGCCTGGGATTGATCAATGGCTACCTGATCGGTTACTTGGGTCTGCCGCCTATCGTCGTAACGCTGGGCACCATGAGCGTCTATCGCGGCCTGGTGTTTGTATTGTCTGGTGGTGCCTGGGTATCGTCACACCAGATGCCTGCCGCCTTCATCGCCTTTCCACTCAGTCAGTTACTGGGAATTACGCACCTGGTCTGGATTGCCGTCATCGTTATTGCTGTGATGTGGTACCTCGCCCGCTATACGCATTTTGGCAGGGACTTGTATGCCATTGGCAATCAACCAAATGCTGCCAACTATATAGGCATCCCTACCCCGCGCCGCCTGTTCTGGACGTATGGCTTGTCAGGATTGATGGCTGGCTTATGTGGTTACCTGTGGGTGGCACGTTACGCAGTGGCCTATACGGAAATTGCCTATGGCTTTGAATTTACCGTGATTGCAGCCTGCGTCATTGGTGGTATCAATATCGCCGGTGGTGCGGGTACAGTATCTGGTGCAGTACTGGGCTCACTGTTCCTGGCAGTCATCAACAACGCCCTGCCCATCATGAAAATTTCGCCCTTCTGGCAAAGCGCACTGACCGGCGTTGTGATACTTACCGCCGTCATGATCAATGCCCGTAGCAATAAAAAAAGCAGCCGCCAGATTTTGCCTTTGCAACTGCTGCAAAAAAATGCAATCAGGAGCAGTACGTGAACACGACTACCATGACACCCTCAAATAACAGCTCACGCTACACCATACGCGACCGGGAAGATTTTCAGTTAAAAAAAATCTTCTCGCATTGGGAAACTCTGCTGGCCATACTGTTTGTCGCAGCCTTCATTGTCAACAGCCTGGTGTTGCCGAATTTTTTTGATTTGCACAATTTGGCTGATGGCACGTTCAACTTCAGTGAAAAAGCACTGATCGCCTTGCCCATGGCCTTGCTGATCATCTGCCGCGAGATCGATATTTCTGTGTCCGGGATATTGGCATTGTGTTCAGTTGCCATGGGTCTGGCGAATTCACATGGTTTCCCTGCTTACACTTTATTGTTCATCGCCATATTTACCGGTGCTGCCTGCGGCAGTTTGAATGGCTTGCTGGTGACGCGCTTTGCCCTGCCTTCCATCGTCGTGACGATAGGCAGTGTGTCACTGTTTCGCGGTCTGGCCAGCGTGGTTCTTGGCGACCAGGCATTTACTTCTTATCCGCAATTATTAATCGACTGGGGCCAGGGCTATTTCTTTGATCTTATTCCCCGACAATTCATCGTCCTGTTGTTCTTTGTTGTACTGTTCGCGATTCTGCTGCATGCAACCAGTTGGGGACGCCGCATCTATGCGATTGGCAACAACCCTGTTGCGGCCAGATTTTCTGGTGTGGCTGTCGATAAATACCGCTTCATGCTGTTTACACTGACCGGCGCCATGGCTGGCCTCGCAGCGTTTTTCCTGACGGGACGCATCGGCAGTACTCGCCCGAATATTGCTACAGGATGGGAGCTGGAAATCATTACCATGGTGATCTTGGGTGGTGTCAGCATCGCGGGTGGCGCAGGAACCATTATCGGCGTGTTCCTGGCTGTATTGACATTAGGTATCGTCAACTATGGCATGGCATTGGCAAACATCCCCGGCATTATCATGACCATCATCGTCGGCATCCTGCTGCTAGTCACGATTGCCCTGCCCCGTCTGATGAATCTTAAGAAACAAAGAAAATAAAAAGCAAATGAAGCAGAATGCCAGTATCGTCCTTGACATAGGCAAGACCAATGTAAAGCTCAGCCTGCTCGATGCGCAGGCAAATACTTTGGCCGAGCAACGCTGCGCCAATAACATCGTCCAGGACGGCGTCTATCCACATCATGATACCGAGAGGATATGGTCGTGGATGCTGCAGATATTCGGTGAATTTTCCCAGATTGCCAATGTGTCAGCAATCATCCCAGTGACCCATGGTGCGACTGCTGCGCTGGTGAATGACAAAGGTTTGGTGCTACCAGTTCTGGACTATGAGTCAGAATTGCCTGAGCAGGATAATCATCAATATCAGCCGCTACGGCCGCCATACCAGCAAAGCTATTCTCCTGATTTGCCAGCAGGCCTCAATCTGGGTCGTCAACTGGCCTGGCTGCAAAACAACTACCCACAGGAATTTGCCAAAGCCTCACATATACTGATGTATCCACAGTACTGGGCATGGCGCTTGTCCGGTGTTGCAGCAACTGAAGTCAGTTCACTAGGTTGTCATACAGACTTGTGGGACACCGGGCAGCAGAAATACTCTTCTTTGGTGGAGAAAAAGGGATGGGCTTCCCTTTTCCCTCGCATGCAAAAAGCCTGGACCAGGCTGGCAACGATACATCCCACATTAGCAAGGGAAACCGGTTTGCCAGCAGATTGCCAAATAATATGCGGTGTGCATGACAGCAATGCATCTCTGTTACGTCATCTGAAAGATGCGGGTAACAAGCACCGTACAGTTCTATCGACCGGCACCTGGACGATCGCTGCCGCCTTGGGCGCAGATCAGGAAAGGCTGGACGAACATGCGGATATGCTGGCCAATACCAATGTGCTTGGTGAAGCAGTTTCCTGCATGCGCTTTATGGGCGGGCGGGAATTTGCCATTCTGGCAGGCCAGGAGCCAGTGACTTGTACGCCATCCGATATCAGCAAACTAATCAGCCAAAATACCTTTGCCTTGCCCTGCTTTGCCGAATCAGGTGGCCCGTTTTCTGGACAATTGGCCAAAATATCAGGGCAGGCACCAGAAAACATGCAGGAAAGATATGCTCTCGCCACTCTGTATTGCGTACTCATGACAGATTATTGCCTGGAAAAACTGGGGTCAGAAGGCGATATCATTATTGAGGGAAGTTTCACCAACAATCCCTATCTGGCAGCATTGCTGGCTAGCTTACGGCAGCAGCAAAACATCGAGCTGTCAAATGACACCAGTGGTACCACTTACGGGGCCTGGATGTTGCATCACTGGGAAAAATTGCCTGACCTGGATTCACAAGCTGGTGCCGTGAGCAAACTGGAACTGCCCGGATTACTCACTTACAAGGCGAAGTGGCACGAATTGGTGACGTCCAGATAAGTCAGAATCGATCCAGAAATTCATCAATGGGAACCTGTTACCTGGTTCCCATTTTGCGTTCTTCAGCCGCTAATCATTTGATAAACGGACATAAGCAGGTGCATCACGGTCAACCTGCAATCCCTGCTCAGTCAGTAATAACTCAACGACCTGCAAGGAACTGCGTCGCTGTTCCTTGCCATCTTTTTTCTGGTCGGCACCACGTTTTCCAGGATGGGTGAAATAAAATAAAAATGCCCTGTCACCGTTGACGACAACATCGGGATGCCCGCCGATGACGCCATCATCTTCGCCATGCCCTGGTATTTCAAGCAGATTACCACCCACCTGGCGCTTCCAGCTCAGTAAGTCATCTGAACGATATACAGCCAGCCCACGCCACACATCAGTAATCATCCACCATTGCTCTTTCCAGCGAAAAACCTTGGGCCCTTCCCCACTTTGATCGCCAACGGCCTTGCCTTTGTCTATCCATTTTTCAAGATCAACACTGTCAGCATAGTAAATAGATTTTTTGTCCACTTCATTGTTGTACCACATGCGATATCCGCCTTCAGGCAAACGCAGTACCGTAGCATCAATCACCCTGTCAGAAGCAAGCTGCAATACCCTGGCATTGCGCCAGTGACGTAAATCCTGGCTACGCAGATGTACCATGTAGCGAGGATGTTTCCAGTCATTAAAGATACCGGGTACCACCGTCAGGAACATATGATAGCTGCCATCATCAGCCCGGATGATCTCGGGCGCCCAATGAGTAGACTCAAGCCCGCCCATGGATGGCGGCAACTCTATGTCGGCTTCGCCCAAGTAGTGCCAGTTGGCACCATTATCATCTGATTCAGCTATGCCTATACGTGTTCCATGCACCCATGCGACACCAGGGACATCATTAGCATTCGCCCGTCGGTTGGTGTAAAACATCCACCATTTACCCAATGCGGTATTGCGCACCAGCACAGGATCTGCAGCTCCATCCATGATGGGATCTCTGAACAAGGGCCTGGCAGCCAGTTTGCCCTGATTAATCATGGGTGCACCAGGTTGTCCAAAATCTGGTGTTCCGTCAGCGTTCCAGCTGAATGTCTGAGCACAGGTATGTCTGTTCGGGTCATTTAGTGCATTACCCTTGATGTCCCGATAATCACGGGCGTGATAAACCAGTACATCTGTTTTACCATCTGCCGTGGTCGTGAAGGAATTGTGTCCGGGACCATACTGATTACTTGCAGCATTGCTCTTGAATACCGGCTGAGAAGATTTGCTCCATACCTTTGCATCAAGCAAATTTGCGTTTGCCGGTGCCGTCAATAAACCCATACAATAGTTTTCATCGGTGGCGCTGGCTGAATAGGTGATGAATATACGCCCATCTCTGATCAATACTGCCGGCGCTTCATTGACTTCATATTTACGTTTCTCCCATTCATAATCGGGGCGCGACAATAAAGTCGCTGGCCCTGCAATAGACAAAGGCGTATCCATCTTCGCCAGATAGATATTGGTATTCTTTTTATCCGACGCAGGATCACGCTGCGTCCACACCAGGTAACGTTGGCCAGCATGAGAAAACGTGGTTGCGTCCAGTGAAAATGATTCCCAACCGGTCTTGATCTGTCCCCGCTCCAGCCACTCGCCGTCAACAGGATTGGCCGCACTGCTTTCCAGTACATACAGTCGTATATCCCAGATCGCGTCAGCCCTGCCAGCTGTGAAATACACATACCACTTCCCATCAATGAAATGTAATTCCGGAGCCCAGATGTGATGACTCATGGGGCCGCTAGCGTGTTTGCGCCAGATGACTTTGGCATCTGCCATGGCAAGTTCATTGATGCTGCGTGCACGCCTCAATTCGATGCGATCATATTCTGGTGCTGTGGCGGTAAAGTAATAATAGCCATCTGTATGCAAAAATATTTGTGGATCTGCCCGATTCTTGACTAATGGATTATTAAAAACAGGCTGGGCAAACGATAAACCAGGGACAGACATGAATACTGTCCATATCAGGCTAATGAAAACCATCCTGCACTTTGCATGTGAAGTCATGAGAAATAGTTTGAAAATACGAACCTGAAAAAAAACCAGCCATCTGCACTAGCATGGCTGGATCAAATACAGCGATTAACAAAAGTCTTACTGATTAATTCTTGATCGATACACCGATGAAGTAGCGACGGCCAGACCATACCAGTTCATTCGGGCGCGACAGATCACCTGCATCCGTGATATTTGCCTGATCAGTCAGGTTTTTGCCTTCAAAAGAGAAAGTGATAAACTGGTTATAACGATATTGAATTTTGGCGTCCAGATACCCAGTCTTTTCGTTATAAACCGGGTTTTTGGAAACGTCCTCAGTGCCAGTGTAGTAACGATCACGATAATGGTAGGCAAGACGAGCATTGAATCTGTCTTTGTCGTACCACAAGCCAAGGTTGTAGGCATTCTTAGACATCCCAGCATAAGGCAGAATCGAACCATCCAAGGGATTCAAACGCTCAGTACCAGGGGCATAAGTAAAGCCCATACGGGTATAGTTAGCGTCCACGCCAAATCCACTCAGGAAACCCGGCAAGAAAGTCAGTGCTGTTCTGCCTGCAATTTCCACCCCTCGCGTAACTGCACCAGGGAAATTGACGGGCATATTGACGTCCCACAAAGTCCCGTCCTTAAACAAATCCACACTCTTGACATTTGTTTTTACCGCGTTACCAACCGTGATGTTTTTACGGAACAAAGCAAGACTAAGCTGACTATCTGAATTTGGATAGTATTCCAAACTCAAATCTGTATTGGTGGCCTGGAACGGCTTCAGAGAAGGGTTACCTGCCGTGCAATCATCTGTTCCATCACCACCAAATTGCGCTGCACCGCTATTTTTGGTACAAGTAGCATTTGGGACAATATCAGTGATTCTTGGACGAGACATAACCTTGCCCCAACCAATGCGCACCAGAAATTGATTTGGTATCAACCATGCACCTGCGTTAAAGCTTGGCAATACATTCGAATAAGTATTGTCTATGCTGGTAATGGAGTTCGACAAAATGACTGTATTGAAAGTTGTCGAACCAGGTGTTTTCTCGACATTGATCTGTTGTTTGAACAGGCCCTGAGAGACATCGCGCGTTTGTGTATATCTGACACCGATGTTACCGAAGATGTCTTTGCCAAACAATTCAGTATCAAAATCTGCACGTAAATAAACGGATTTGACTTTTTCATCGACAACATAAGCAGGAATCTGCGCATACATTTTACCGTCACTGCCAGGCGCGTTATACAGGTAGTCATGGTTAAAGTGGGTCAGATCAAAATTGGAACCCACATTTGCAAATGAAGGAGCAACCCAGTTTGTGGGTACATTGCTGATACCACTATAGCCCTTGAAGAAGGTGCCAGGCGAAGTCGAGAATACAGATTGCGCCAGCGCAGCCATGGCAGAGCTGTTGACCGACCTGGTCCAAGCATTTGCGTCAGCTAGATTTGTCGGGCCTACTGTTGCACGCACCACATTGGTGGTATTCAATGGGTCGTAACTATAAGTCTGGTTGATGTTTGCTGTTTGCACATACACATCGTCAGCATTACTGTTCAAGTCATTGCCAGCGCTGGCAAGATAACCACCACCGTTATACTGACTGGACTTTGCCTGCTGCGACTGAACACCAAACCAGATGCGGGACAAAAAGTCAGTTTTCAGCTTATATTTGAAATCAAGCTTGAGCTGATCTTCTTTGTTGATCGTTTCTGAAGGGCGGTACTGCAATTGAGCAGAAATATAGGAATTAGGGTTCGAAGGACTATAGCCTGTTGGAAAAGTAAATCGCGGCAACCCTGAAGAATCAAGATTGACCTGCAAACCAGGGGCATTCTGCGTCAATATCAGATTATTCGAATCACTGCTGTACGTGGATTTAGCTGATGATGCCAGGCCTTCTACATCCAGACGTTCGCCCTTATAGGTAAAGCCGGCTGTCGTATATTTGGAATCAATTTTTAAACCAAAATCGCGCAAGGATGTGCTAAAGCCGGCCTGCCCGCCGTTTGGCGAAGCCGCACTACCCGGTACCAGGCAGTTACCCAACACATACTGGGT
This is a stretch of genomic DNA from Undibacterium sp. KW1. It encodes these proteins:
- a CDS encoding sugar ABC transporter ATP-binding protein, producing MTNEHNPFPIAPDGSPAAPILTLTGICKRFQGIIALHEVALNVRAGEVMALIGENGAGKSTLVKTLTGIYQPDSGSIHIAGKQVRFANPQDAMLAGVTAVHQETVMFDELTVAENIFIGRQPMCGFPARVDWALMEAQSERLFARLEVSLPVRAKVKDLSVAQRHFVEIARALSQDARVVIMDEPTASLSQREIQELYRIIRQLRAAGTAVIFISHKFDEIYAVADRYTVLRDGHFVAEGALADISEPDLVSLMVGRSIHQTFPKQAVVIGDTLLEVKDFCHPTEFDKVNFSLRKGEILGFYGLVGAGRSEVMQALFGLSSGVTGSVSLEGKVLAIKSAKDAISLGIAYVPEDRQHQGGHLTMSVQQNITLPILDRIGFLLGRRRSEEAAISRHYSEQLELKASHLTQLIAELSGGNQQKVILGKWLATKPKVIILDEPTKGIDIGSKAAVHRFISELVSTGLSVILVSSELPEVLGMSDRVIVMHQGHIKKIFDRAHATPESVVAAASGSDASIVEIAREMAEEIA
- a CDS encoding ABC transporter permease yields the protein MNRLKYLQQREVLLGLMIASLIVLVGLRAPVFLSVSSLSNLMTDSTLLIMLAVTQMFVIITRGIDLSVASNLALSGMMSALLASKFPDLPLLLIILVAIVIGLGLGLINGYLIGYLGLPPIVVTLGTMSVYRGLVFVLSGGAWVSSHQMPAAFIAFPLSQLLGITHLVWIAVIVIAVMWYLARYTHFGRDLYAIGNQPNAANYIGIPTPRRLFWTYGLSGLMAGLCGYLWVARYAVAYTEIAYGFEFTVIAACVIGGINIAGGAGTVSGAVLGSLFLAVINNALPIMKISPFWQSALTGVVILTAVMINARSNKKSSRQILPLQLLQKNAIRSST
- a CDS encoding ABC transporter permease, translated to MNTTTMTPSNNSSRYTIRDREDFQLKKIFSHWETLLAILFVAAFIVNSLVLPNFFDLHNLADGTFNFSEKALIALPMALLIICREIDISVSGILALCSVAMGLANSHGFPAYTLLFIAIFTGAACGSLNGLLVTRFALPSIVVTIGSVSLFRGLASVVLGDQAFTSYPQLLIDWGQGYFFDLIPRQFIVLLFFVVLFAILLHATSWGRRIYAIGNNPVAARFSGVAVDKYRFMLFTLTGAMAGLAAFFLTGRIGSTRPNIATGWELEIITMVILGGVSIAGGAGTIIGVFLAVLTLGIVNYGMALANIPGIIMTIIVGILLLVTIALPRLMNLKKQRK
- a CDS encoding FGGY-family carbohydrate kinase, giving the protein MKQNASIVLDIGKTNVKLSLLDAQANTLAEQRCANNIVQDGVYPHHDTERIWSWMLQIFGEFSQIANVSAIIPVTHGATAALVNDKGLVLPVLDYESELPEQDNHQYQPLRPPYQQSYSPDLPAGLNLGRQLAWLQNNYPQEFAKASHILMYPQYWAWRLSGVAATEVSSLGCHTDLWDTGQQKYSSLVEKKGWASLFPRMQKAWTRLATIHPTLARETGLPADCQIICGVHDSNASLLRHLKDAGNKHRTVLSTGTWTIAAALGADQERLDEHADMLANTNVLGEAVSCMRFMGGREFAILAGQEPVTCTPSDISKLISQNTFALPCFAESGGPFSGQLAKISGQAPENMQERYALATLYCVLMTDYCLEKLGSEGDIIIEGSFTNNPYLAALLASLRQQQNIELSNDTSGTTYGAWMLHHWEKLPDLDSQAGAVSKLELPGLLTYKAKWHELVTSR
- a CDS encoding family 43 glycosylhydrolase, with protein sequence MSVPGLSFAQPVFNNPLVKNRADPQIFLHTDGYYYFTATAPEYDRIELRRARSINELAMADAKVIWRKHASGPMSHHIWAPELHFIDGKWYVYFTAGRADAIWDIRLYVLESSAANPVDGEWLERGQIKTGWESFSLDATTFSHAGQRYLVWTQRDPASDKKNTNIYLAKMDTPLSIAGPATLLSRPDYEWEKRKYEVNEAPAVLIRDGRIFITYSASATDENYCMGLLTAPANANLLDAKVWSKSSQPVFKSNAASNQYGPGHNSFTTTADGKTDVLVYHARDYRDIKGNALNDPNRHTCAQTFSWNADGTPDFGQPGAPMINQGKLAARPLFRDPIMDGAADPVLVRNTALGKWWMFYTNRRANANDVPGVAWVHGTRIGIAESDDNGANWHYLGEADIELPPSMGGLESTHWAPEIIRADDGSYHMFLTVVPGIFNDWKHPRYMVHLRSQDLRHWRNARVLQLASDRVIDATVLRLPEGGYRMWYNNEVDKKSIYYADSVDLEKWIDKGKAVGDQSGEGPKVFRWKEQWWMITDVWRGLAVYRSDDLLSWKRQVGGNLLEIPGHGEDDGVIGGHPDVVVNGDRAFLFYFTHPGKRGADQKKDGKEQRRSSLQVVELLLTEQGLQVDRDAPAYVRLSND
- a CDS encoding TonB-dependent receptor; this translates as MLNNRGKKEFFNPKLKGTALAVLSVMAANSVMAQEAKKPADTKEQADHVVVVSGTRKSVASAIDRKLRADTVADSIVAEDIGQFPDKNVGEALSRVTGVQLERSFGEGTSVSIRGVEPDLNRIEVNGVSVLSTTGGAGRGADLRELPAELISSIDVIKGVTANMTEGGIGGSVQISTRKPLDFKKMTVVGSVAGEQAPQRGGVQPRVNLFITDKFFDNRLGLMANVIYDKVLTRGDFSRNTSWRYFRDWDFSPQKTVPSIDPVLAGVSSKADCSNLSSPANATQTAAAATAALQASCVSQWNDYSPQIARYGIWERDHERTSAELTAQYKFTDRLNAWVSYQTNIQNQKLRDYNYGTDFSAVTRLSSTGTLPTYAAATAVPTGGSCTPVSTTTTPAGMIVENHIVTQYVLGNCLVPGSAASPNGGQAGFSTSLRDFGLKIDSKYTTAGFTYKGERLDVEGLASSAKSTYSSDSNNLILTQNAPGLQVNLDSSGLPRFTFPTGYSPSNPNSYISAQLQYRPSETINKEDQLKLDFKYKLKTDFLSRIWFGVQSQQAKSSQYNGGGYLASAGNDLNSNADDVYVQTANINQTYSYDPLNTTNVVRATVGPTNLADANAWTRSVNSSAMAALAQSVFSTSPGTFFKGYSGISNVPTNWVAPSFANVGSNFDLTHFNHDYLYNAPGSDGKMYAQIPAYVVDEKVKSVYLRADFDTELFGKDIFGNIGVRYTQTRDVSQGLFKQQINVEKTPGSTTFNTVILSNSITSIDNTYSNVLPSFNAGAWLIPNQFLVRIGWGKVMSRPRITDIVPNATCTKNSGAAQFGGDGTDDCTAGNPSLKPFQATNTDLSLEYYPNSDSQLSLALFRKNITVGNAVKTNVKSVDLFKDGTLWDVNMPVNFPGAVTRGVEIAGRTALTFLPGFLSGFGVDANYTRMGFTYAPGTERLNPLDGSILPYAGMSKNAYNLGLWYDKDRFNARLAYHYRDRYYTGTEDVSKNPVYNEKTGYLDAKIQYRYNQFITFSFEGKNLTDQANITDAGDLSRPNELVWSGRRYFIGVSIKN